The nucleotide window TATACCTACGGAATTGTAGAAATGTATCAGGATTTTACAGAATTTCAAGAAAGTGCTGCCGAACAATTGATGGAAGATAAAAAAGGAAAAGGAAGCCTACCGGTTTCACTAACAAACATTTAGGATCACACAATAACACTAAGCTATCGGTAGATAAAAATTAATAATAAAACTTTATTGCAAGGCTTTTTTTAGAAGCTTTATATTTGCATCAATAAAAATAATAAACAACAAAAATTAATTAAATATGTCATTAGTAGGTAAAAAAATTCCAAGTATTGCAGTAGACGCTATCTCAGAAATGGGCGATAATTTAAAAATCAACATCTTCGAAGAAGCTACACAAAACAACAAAAAAGTACTTTTGTTTTGGTACCCAAAAGATTTCACTTTTGTATGTCCAACAGAATTACACGCTTTTCAAGCTGCTTTACCAGAATTTGAAAAAAGAAATACAATCGTAATTGGAGCTTCTTGCGATACTAACGAAGTACACTTTGCTTGGTTGAATACTCCAAAAAACAATGGTGGAATCGAAGGTGTTACTTACCCTATCCTTGCAGACACTAACAGAAACTTAGCTAACAT belongs to Flavobacterium aquiphilum and includes:
- a CDS encoding peroxiredoxin, which gives rise to MSLVGKKIPSIAVDAISEMGDNLKINIFEEATQNNKKVLLFWYPKDFTFVCPTELHAFQAALPEFEKRNTIVIGASCDTNEVHFAWLNTPKNNGGIEGVTYPILADTNRNLANILGILDIESTSYSEDTDSVIIEGSNVPYRATYLIDETGKIFHESVNDMPLGRNVNEYLRMVDAYTHIQTKGEVCPANWEAGKEAMTADRKSTAEYLSLN